A region of Vigna radiata var. radiata cultivar VC1973A chromosome 6, Vradiata_ver6, whole genome shotgun sequence DNA encodes the following proteins:
- the LOC106764408 gene encoding lachrymatory-factor synthase-like isoform X2 gives MEQDSHHHHRWEGKVSARVRNVTKAQAWPLVKDFFNIHKLFPTLVTCYGLHGSNGDPGCIRYCAGFSIPSNGPESVSWSKERLIAVDDVDFWLKYEIVESNIGYNSYESTMKVLSDNDDESNGCMLEWSFVVDPVQGLELEELVTKYRVAVQVMGQKIEEEIQKFGLEHFNSKTLNVKKCH, from the exons ATGGAGCAAGATTCCCATCATCACCATAGATGGGAAGGCAAGGTATCAGCGAGGGTGCGAAACGTCACCAAAGCACAAGCTTGGCCTCTGGTGAAAGACTTCTTCAATATCCACAAGCTCTTCCCCACGCTCGTCACTTGCTACGGACTTCACGGATCTAACGGTGATCCCGGCTGCATAAGATACTGCGCCGGGTTCTCCATCCCATCCAACGGTCCAGAAAGTGTGAGCTGGTCTAAGGAGAGGCTGATTGCCGTTGATGATGTTGACTTCTGGCTCAAGTATGAGATAGTGGAGAGCAACATTGGGTACAATTCGTATGAATCTACGATGAAGGTCCTGAGCGATAATGATGATGAGTCAAATGGATGTATGTTGGAATGGTCCTTTGTCGTTGATCCTGTGCAAGGGTTGGAGCTTGAGGAACTGGTTACGAAGTACCGTGTAGCAGTTCAGGTTATGGGCCAGAAAATCGAGgaagaaattcaaaagtttG GTCTGGAACATTTTAACTCCAAGACGTTGAATGTCAAAAAGTGTCACTGA
- the LOC106764408 gene encoding lachrymatory-factor synthase-like isoform X1, whose product MEQDSHHHHRWEGKVSARVRNVTKAQAWPLVKDFFNIHKLFPTLVTCYGLHGSNGDPGCIRYCAGFSIPSNGPESVSWSKERLIAVDDVDFWLKYEIVESNIGYNSYESTMKVLSDNDDESNGCMLEWSFVVDPVQGLELEELVTKYRVAVQVMGQKIEEEIQKFEIEVILEEEMKSQEVRAQKDLKSHKKGRQHEARRPEARLECAVSTSITRAVALAAWVAGPQSLGVQTRGLCLT is encoded by the exons ATGGAGCAAGATTCCCATCATCACCATAGATGGGAAGGCAAGGTATCAGCGAGGGTGCGAAACGTCACCAAAGCACAAGCTTGGCCTCTGGTGAAAGACTTCTTCAATATCCACAAGCTCTTCCCCACGCTCGTCACTTGCTACGGACTTCACGGATCTAACGGTGATCCCGGCTGCATAAGATACTGCGCCGGGTTCTCCATCCCATCCAACGGTCCAGAAAGTGTGAGCTGGTCTAAGGAGAGGCTGATTGCCGTTGATGATGTTGACTTCTGGCTCAAGTATGAGATAGTGGAGAGCAACATTGGGTACAATTCGTATGAATCTACGATGAAGGTCCTGAGCGATAATGATGATGAGTCAAATGGATGTATGTTGGAATGGTCCTTTGTCGTTGATCCTGTGCAAGGGTTGGAGCTTGAGGAACTGGTTACGAAGTACCGTGTAGCAGTTCAGGTTATGGGCCAGAAAATCGAGgaagaaattcaaaagtttG agattgaggtaatactggaagaagagatgaaaagccaagaagtTAGAGCTCAAAAGGACCTAAAAAGCCACAAGAAGGGGAGACAACACGAAGCCCGGCGTCCAGAAGCGAGGCTTGAGTGTGCTGTATCGACGTCCATCACCCGAGCGGTGGCCTTGGCCGCCTGGGTAGCGGGACCTCAAAGCTTGGGCGTCCAAACTCGAGGCCTGTGCCTTACATGA